One genomic segment of Vibrio sp. SCSIO 43136 includes these proteins:
- the zapG gene encoding Z-ring associated protein ZapG, which produces MPWMYAVIGLVVGLIIGYALSRFMTPDANKQKSVQKELDSAKFELEQQRQELADHFSQTAELLDVLGKDYTKLYQHMTTTSAELLPNLPEQDNPFIKAVADAQPKEEQKEASPEAQPKDYAHGATGMLKDEEKEIIENPQTVIEKKSA; this is translated from the coding sequence ATGCCTTGGATGTATGCAGTGATTGGCTTAGTTGTCGGTTTAATCATCGGTTACGCCCTTTCACGCTTTATGACACCGGATGCAAATAAGCAAAAGTCGGTGCAAAAAGAACTCGATAGCGCAAAGTTTGAATTGGAACAGCAGCGACAAGAGCTTGCAGACCATTTTTCTCAAACAGCAGAGCTGCTGGATGTGCTTGGTAAAGACTACACCAAACTTTACCAGCACATGACCACTACCTCAGCGGAACTGTTGCCAAATCTGCCTGAGCAAGACAACCCGTTCATCAAGGCCGTGGCCGATGCTCAACCAAAAGAAGAGCAAAAAGAGGCAAGTCCTGAAGCTCAACCAAAAGATTATGCTCATGGCGCAACTGGAATGCTCAAAGACGAAGAAAAAGAGATCATTGAGAATCCGCAAACTGTGATTGAGAAAAAGAGCGCTTAA